In Nocardioides luti, the DNA window CGAGCGCGTCGAGCTCGCGGCCGAAGGCGACGACCTGGCCCAGCGTCGAGACCCCGCGCTCGAGGCCGAGCAGCCCCATCGCCACGCCCCAGCCGCGGCCGGGCTCGCCGACGACCAGGTCGGCGTCGGTGGTCGCGCCCGTGAAGAAGACCTCGTTGAACTCCGACCCGCCGGTCAGCTGCTCGATGGGGCGCACGTCGACGCCGTCCTGGTCGAGCGGCACGAGCAGGAAGGACAGCCCGTGGTGGCGCTCGGAGCCGGGCTCGGTCCGCGCGATCACGAAGCACCACTGGGAGAAGTGCGCGTTGGACGTCCACACCTTCTGGCCGTCGACCACCCAGTGCTGCGCCCCGGGGTCGCCGACCAGCCGGGCCTTCGTCTGCACGTTCGCGAGGTCGGAGCCCGCGCCGGGCTCGGAGTACCCCTGCGCCCACAGCTCCTCGACCGCCACGATGCGCGGCAGGAAGCGCCGCTGCTGCTCCGGGGTCCCGAACGCGATCAGGGTCGGGCCCAGAAGCTCCTCGCCGAGGTGGTTGACCCGGGCGGGTGCGTCGGCGCGGGCGTACTCCTCGTGGAAGATCACCTGCTGCAGCAGGCTCAGCCCGCGGCCGCCGTGCTCCTCCGGCCAGCCCAGGCAGGTCCACCCGTAGGCGGCCAGGTGCCTGTTCCACGCGAGCCGCTCCTCGAGCGCCTCGTGGTCGCGACCGGCGCCGCCGAGCCCCCGGAGCGCGGCGAAGTCGCCGCTCAGGTGCTCCTCGAGCCAGGCCCGCACCTCGGCGCGGAAGGCCTGGTCCGTCTCGGAGTAGGTCAGGTCCACGAGTGGTAGCCTACCAAGCA includes these proteins:
- a CDS encoding acyl-CoA dehydrogenase family protein, giving the protein MDLTYSETDQAFRAEVRAWLEEHLSGDFAALRGLGGAGRDHEALEERLAWNRHLAAYGWTCLGWPEEHGGRGLSLLQQVIFHEEYARADAPARVNHLGEELLGPTLIAFGTPEQQRRFLPRIVAVEELWAQGYSEPGAGSDLANVQTKARLVGDPGAQHWVVDGQKVWTSNAHFSQWCFVIARTEPGSERHHGLSFLLVPLDQDGVDVRPIEQLTGGSEFNEVFFTGATTDADLVVGEPGRGWGVAMGLLGLERGVSTLGQVVAFGRELDALVALARENGAIDDPLLRDRLADATVGLSAMRAHALRGLAAVTGGDDSSAGGGAASIFKLAWARWHKRLGELAMDVAGPSGLVARGDGSTYDLDPWQRLYLFSRADSIYGGSDEVQRTILAERVLGLPREARG